In one Elusimicrobiota bacterium genomic region, the following are encoded:
- a CDS encoding NADH-quinone oxidoreductase subunit C encodes MTPAEILSALQATFPDLQEIPKTKDRVRGDELQLTIPSGQLLDICRMARFDPPLSFDFLSFVTSIDWKTHFEVVYYLVSTIHQHKLVLRVTVNDRNHPEVPSVSTLWPTADWQEREVFDLMGIRFSGHYNLRRILLPEEWEGHPLRKDYVSKPDRYD; translated from the coding sequence ATGACCCCGGCAGAGATCCTCTCGGCACTTCAGGCCACGTTTCCGGACCTCCAGGAAATTCCAAAAACAAAAGATCGGGTTCGCGGGGATGAGCTTCAGCTCACGATCCCCTCCGGTCAACTCCTCGATATCTGCCGGATGGCCCGATTTGATCCGCCTCTTTCTTTCGATTTTCTTTCCTTTGTGACGTCCATCGATTGGAAAACGCACTTTGAAGTCGTGTATTACCTCGTTTCAACGATTCATCAACATAAACTGGTCCTGAGAGTTACCGTTAACGATCGAAACCATCCGGAAGTGCCGTCTGTATCCACTCTCTGGCCCACCGCGGATTGGCAGGAGCGTGAAGTTTTCGATTTGATGGGGATTCGTTTTTCCGGGCATTACAACCTGCGCAGGATTCTGCTTCCTGAAGAGTGGGAAGGGCATCCGTTACGGAAAGACTATGTCTCGAAACCGGACCGCTACGATTAA